A region of the Leptolyngbyaceae cyanobacterium genome:
TTATCTAAAAGATTACAAGAACAAAATGCTCTGCTGCAACAAGAAATTCACGAACGTAAAGTTGTGCAAGCTGCTTTGGAAAAAGCAAATCAAGAATTAGAACGCCTTGCTACGCTCGATGGATTGACTCAGGTAGCTAACCGTCGGCGGTTTGATGAATATTTACTGCAAGAGTGGCGACGGCTGAAAAGAGAGCAGAGTTACTTGTCTTTAATTATGTGCGATGTAGATTATTTTAAATGTTTTAACGATACATACGGTCATCAAGCAGGAGATGATTGTTTGAGGAAAGTTGCTCGAGCAATTTGTAAAACTGTTAAGCGTCCGGCAGATTTAGTTGCTCGTTATGGGGGAGAAGAATTTGCGATCGTTTTACCGAATACTCCTCTGGAAGGCGCAATTTTAATAGCCCAATTTATGCACGAATCTATTGAAGAACTGAAAATACCTAATTTCCATTCTTCAGTTAGTCAATATGTCACTTTAAGCGTAGGCGTTTCTAGTACCATTCCAGACTGCCATCATAAACCTGAAGATTTAATTGCCGTAGTTGATAAAGCTCTTTACCAAGCGAAGCAACAAGGCAGAAACCAAACGGCTATTCGCCAAAGTTTAGACTAAAAATAAAATTTTATCAAACTGATTAATAGTTATTTAATTCAATATTTGAGAAATATTTATCGGTACGCCTCCTTGTTTTAACGACTCTGTTAGACCTGAGAGAATTTGTACTAATTGAGCGCCAACCCAACCAGAAGAAATATTTGAAGGATGGTTTTGAGTAATACAGTTAATAAAATGTTGACAAACTTGTTTGAGGGGTTCTGCTGATTCTATGGCTACTACTTCACGGTTTTGATTAATTGGATTAAATCGGTTGTTGATTAGCTCAAAAGTTCCATGCTCAATGGTAAGGGGTGATTCTTTTGATAATTCATCAAAAATTAAGCTGCCTTCACTACCTGCTACTACTAAACGGCGTTGTTTATCGTTATTTAGCCAGCACAAATGAATAAATACTTGAAAACCATTGGGATAAGTAAGATTTACCCACACTAAGTCAGCTAAACCTTGTGGTATGGCAACTGGGGAGTCTGAGACGGCGCTATTTTCTGCGGCTGTTTGTAACCAAACGGTTCCGGAAGCTTGCACTTTGGTTGGTGTCTGGGAAAGCCAACTATTAAATATGCAAATATCGTGAATGGCTAAGTCCCATAAGGCATCTACATCCGATCGCACTGGGCCCAGGTGAGTACGGGCAGCATAACCATAACGTAAGTCTCCTAATATACCTTTGCGGACGATTTCTTTTCCTCGTTCTACTGCGGGATGAAATAAATAAGTGTGATCGATGACTAATTGCCGTTGCTGTTGTTCTGCTAGGCGGCATAGCCGAACGCATTCGGTTGGATCGAGGGTGAGGGGTTTTTCTGCTAGGACGTTGTAACCTTGCTGAAGGGCGTCAGTTACTAAGGTGTAGTGGGTAGAAGCTGGGGTAGCAATGACTACTGCTTCTAATCCGGGCAACTGTCGTATTTTTTCCCACTCGGTTGCTAGTATTACATTGTCATTTAATTGATGGCGCGATCGCAAAGCTTGTAAACGATCTAAATTAGGGTCTACTACCGCTACTAAGTTTGTTTGGGGATTTTCTAAGAAGTTTCTGACTAAATGTACGCCCCAGCGTCCAGCACCTAATACAGCTACGTTGATAGTCA
Encoded here:
- a CDS encoding PleD family two-component system response regulator, with amino-acid sequence MSSNQSGEIQENILIVDDTPNNLRLLSTMLAEQGYKVRSVINGKMALTAAQAAPPDLILLDINMPQMNGYELCEKLKSIEKTCEIPVIFISALDEVLDKVKAFSVGGVDYITKPFQLEEVLVRVQNQLALRRLSKRLQEQNALLQQEIHERKVVQAALEKANQELERLATLDGLTQVANRRRFDEYLLQEWRRLKREQSYLSLIMCDVDYFKCFNDTYGHQAGDDCLRKVARAICKTVKRPADLVARYGGEEFAIVLPNTPLEGAILIAQFMHESIEELKIPNFHSSVSQYVTLSVGVSSTIPDCHHKPEDLIAVVDKALYQAKQQGRNQTAIRQSLD
- a CDS encoding Gfo/Idh/MocA family oxidoreductase, translated to MTINVAVLGAGRWGVHLVRNFLENPQTNLVAVVDPNLDRLQALRSRHQLNDNVILATEWEKIRQLPGLEAVVIATPASTHYTLVTDALQQGYNVLAEKPLTLDPTECVRLCRLAEQQQRQLVIDHTYLFHPAVERGKEIVRKGILGDLRYGYAARTHLGPVRSDVDALWDLAIHDICIFNSWLSQTPTKVQASGTVWLQTAAENSAVSDSPVAIPQGLADLVWVNLTYPNGFQVFIHLCWLNNDKQRRLVVAGSEGSLIFDELSKESPLTIEHGTFELINNRFNPINQNREVVAIESAEPLKQVCQHFINCITQNHPSNISSGWVGAQLVQILSGLTESLKQGGVPINISQILN